One Brassica oleracea var. oleracea cultivar TO1000 chromosome C7, BOL, whole genome shotgun sequence genomic window carries:
- the LOC106302240 gene encoding disease resistance protein RPS4 gives MAASSTVRSVPKHQVFLNFRGELRYQFISHLAKALTDKNIQIFIDEDAEKDQPLSNLFKEIEKSRIALAVFSKLYTESNWCLDELERIKERTKAGELKTIPIFYNVDPKTVRYQTGEFGDALRKNEKRGVTDDKMENWKEALAYVSNLLGFEFDGKSNENTFINKIVNEVLQALNKIPLEESTHGTCVEHAQNTRGEEQEEEEEAGQICGLKQRLEELEETVDIHGVETRIVQVVGMPGIGKTTLLKAFYNEWYSRFFRRVLLQNISGIVKQWGLERLPVMLLRELLGNDDIEDDGTYEEYKEKLCKEKVFIVLDGTSDETHIQVIFESLREWIKKGSKIVIATRAVSRDLVPGDDSMILHTYFVPLLCYRDGLKHFNRYAFDHQNKHDREAFTKVSKEVVRYARGHPQVLKILGEELRGKPLPYWIEKLDSLPQKLSPSIRDRVLQVTYDELSQEQKDAFLDIAFFRSHDLVYVKSLLDSSGPKATMSTIDALKDKFMIYISDSRVEMHDLLYTFAMEVGSEAYAKDGRGRHRIWHRQNKNNGDMLDKLRKRKGGGTSVRSFFLDLYDMKNHVTLGRDHLKKMRHLRYLKFYSSHCPQECEPKENIHIPDELELPLKEVRCLHWLNFPKDELPQDFIPENLVDLKLPYSKIKQIWNDEKAVPKLRWVDLNHSSQLDNLSGLSKAHNLERLNLEGCTALKTLPLDMQNMESLVFLNLKGCTSLESIPDINLKSLKILILSNCSSLKKFVVISKTLYALYLDGSAIKKLPTDMVKLARLVKLSMKDCKKLAKLPEGFDKMKDLQELVCSGCSKLSSLPDEMKNMKCLQILMLDGTAIKEIPNINSLQRLCLSGNDTIILLPGYISLLSQLKWLDLKHCKNLLSIPELPPNLQCLDAHGCESLRTVATPLATHLPSEQIHSTFIFTDCHKLDRTAKEGITTYAQRKCQFLSDALKRCNEGFVPEALFSICFPGCEVPSWFCHEAVGSELNLKLSPHWNENRFVGIALCVVISFPNGQEGINSFSVTCKFKLESKDGSRISFDRLVGSWNRHGKKSDKMANGKKQDKKMSSEHVFICYTRCSNNIKCLEEQCSDACTPTTTSLEFGVTDEKARVEVLKCGLRLVYASDEPQKTNSDVTDTTCEEIECQNLTPIRNGDYNV, from the exons ATGGCTGCCTCCTCCACTGTCCGCAGCGTACCTAAGCACCAAGTGTTCCTTAATTTCCGTGGGGAACTTCGTTATCAGTTCATCAGCCATCTAGCTAAGGCCTTGACAGATAAAAATATCCAGATCTTCATTGATGAGGATGCGGAGAAAGACCAACCTCTAAGTAATCTTTTCAAGGAGATCGAAAAGTCGAGAATCGCACTGGCTGTCTTTTCCAAATTGTACACAGAGTCAAATTGGTGCTTGGACGAGCTAGAAAGAATAAAAGAACGCACGAAAGCCGGCGAGCTCAAGACCATTCCCATCTTCTACAACGTGGACCCTAAAACCGTTAGGTATCAGACGGGAGAATTTGGCGATGCCCTCAGGAAAAATGAAAAGAGAGGTGTTACTGATGATAAAATGGAAAATTGGAAAGAGGCTCTGGCGTATGTTAGCAACCTTTTGGGCTTCGAATTTGACGGAAAAAG CAACGAGAACACGTTCATAAATAAAATCGTCAACGAGGTTTTGCAAGCGCTGAACAAAATTCCGTTAGAAGAAAGCACACATGGAACATGCGTGGAACATGCACAAAACACCAGAGGAGAAGAACAAGAAGAAGAGGAGGAGGCAGGTCAGATTTGTGGGCTCAAACAACGCCTGGAGGAACTGGAAGAAACAGTAGACATTCATGGTGTGGAGACTCGTATTGTCCAAGTTGTTGGGATGCCAGGCATTGGTAAAACCACTCTCTTGAAAGCGTTCTACAATGAGTGGTACAGCAGGTTCTTCAGACGCGTCTTACTCCAAAATATAAGCGGCATTGTAAAGCAATGGGGATTGGAACGCTTGCCCGTGATGCTCCTCAGGGAGTTGCTTGGTAATGACGACATAGAAGATGATGGGACATACGAAGAATACAAGGAAAAACTATGTAAAGAAAAAGTTTTCATTGTTCTTGATGGGACAAGTGACGAGACGCATATACAAGTTATTTTTGAGAGTCTTCGTGAATGGATCAAGAAAGGTAGCAAGATTGTGATTGCAACACGCGCAGTGTCTCGTGATCTGGTTCCTGGGGATGATTCCATGATCCTTCATACTTATTTTGTACCGCTCTTGTGCTACCGAGATGGGTTAAAACACTTTAATCGCTATGCATTTGATCACCAAAACAAACACGACAGGGAAGCTTTCACGAAGGTGTCTAAAGAGGTTGTGCGTTACGCGAGAGGCCACCCACAAGTTCTCAAGATATTGGGTGAAGAGCTTCGTGGCAAACCCTTGCCTTACTGGATAGAAAAACTAGATTCACTTCCGCAAAAGCTCAGCCCTAGTATTCGAGACCGTGTCTTGCAAGTAACTTATGATGAACTGAGTCAAGAGCAGAAGGATGCGTTTCTTGACATAGCTTTTTTCAGATCCCATGATTTGGTTTATGTAAAGAGCTTGCTGGATTCATCTGGTCCTAAAGCGACAATGTCCACAATAGATGCTCTCAAGGACAAGTTCATGATTTATATCTCTGACAGCCGAGTGGAGATGCATGATCTTTTGTATACGTTTGCCATGGAAGTTGGTTCAGAAGCTTATGCTAAGGATGGAAGAGGAAGACACCGGATATGGCACCGTCAGAACAAAAATAACGGGGACATGCTCGATAAGCTACGTAAAAGAAAA GGAGGCGGCACCAGCGTCAGAAGTTTTTTTCTCGACTTGTATGACATGAAGAACCATGTGACCTTAGGAAGGGATCACCTCAAGAAGATGCGACATCTCAGGTATCTCAAGTTCTACAGTTCTCATTGTCCTCAGGAGTGTGAGCCTAAGGAAAACATACACATCCCTGATGAACTTGAGCTTCCACTGAAAGAGGTACGATGTTTGCATTGGCTAAATTTCCCAAAAGATGAACTTCCACAAGATTTCATCCCCGAGAATCTCGTAGACCTTAAGCTACCTTACAGCAAGATTAAACAGATCTGGAACGATGAGAAG GCTGTACCAAAGCTAAGGTGGGTCGATCTAAATCACTCAAGTCAGCTGGATAACTTGTCAGGGCTATCAAAGGCTCACAATCTTGAAAGGCTGAACCTTGAAGGCTGCACAGCACTGAAAACGTTACCTCTGGATATGCAAAACATGGAAAGTCTTGTTTTCCTGAACTTGAAAGGGTGCACGTCGCTTGAATCCATTCCTGATATCAATTTGAAATCTCTGAAGATTCTCATCCTTAGCAACTGCTCAAGTCTGAAGAAGTTTGTGGTGATTTCAAAAACTCTCTATGCTCTATATTTGGATGGCAGTGCAATAAAGAAACTTCCTACAGACATGGTGAAGCTAGCAAGACTCGTTAAATTGAGCATGAAAGACTGCAAGAAGCTGGCAAAGCTTCCCGAAGGATTTGACAAGATGAAAGATCTTCAAGAACTAGTATGTTCTGGCTGTTCGAAGCTAAGTAGTCTCCCAGATGAGATGAAGAACATGAAATGCTTGCAGATTCTGATGCTTGATGGGACAGCAATAAAGGAGATTCCTAATATAAACTCACTTCAGCGTTTATGCCTAAGCGGAAATGATACAATCATTTTACTTCCGGGTTACATCAGTCTGCTATCTCAGTTGAAATGGCTGGACTTGAAGCACTGTAAGAATCTTTTATCTATTCCAGAGCTTCCACCAAATCTTCAGTGCTTAGATGCACACGGATGCGAGTCGCTAAGAACAGTTGCAACTCCACTGGCTACTCATTTGCCATCGGAGCAGATTCACTCCACATTCATTTTCACCGACTGCCACAAATTGGACCGAACTGCAAAGGAAGGAATCACAACCTACGCTCAACGAAAATGCCAGTTTCTATCAGATGCACTAAAACGCTGCAATGAG GGTTTTGTTCCAGAGGCTTTGTTCAGCATTTGCTTTCCAGGTTGTGAAGTGCCCTCATGGTTTTGCCATGAAGCAGTTGGATCTGAGTTAAACCTCAAACTTTCCCCACATTGGAATGAAAATAGGTTTGTCGGAATAGCTTTATGTGTAGTTATCTCCTTTCCAAACGGCCAAGAAGGAATCAACTCCTTTTCGGTTACATGCAAGTTTAAGCTGGAAAGTAAAGATGGGTCGCGGATCTCCTTCGATCGCTTGGTTGGAAGTTGGAACAGACATGGCAAGAAGTCAGACAAGATGGCAAATGGCAAGAAACAAGACAAGAAGATGTCGTCAGAGCATGTCTTTATTTGCTATACAAGATGCTCAAATAACATCAAATGTCTTGAAGAGCAGTGCTCAGATGCATGTACTCCAACTACAACTTCCCTTGAATTTGGTGTCACAGATGAGAAAGCTAGAGTCGAAGTGCTCAAATGCGGCTTAAGATTAGTGTATGCATCTGATGAACCCCAGAAGACAAACTCAGATGTTACTGACACAACTTGTGAAGAAATCGAGTGTCAAAATTTAACTCCAATAAGGAATGGCGATTACAATGTATAG